Proteins encoded in a region of the Stieleria neptunia genome:
- a CDS encoding MrcB family domain-containing protein: MDISDDEVSQWAEFWAICVRLLVVYPERPAAMSSDAEPKQLERQLKSLSQDLLPLLCENEVWLTDASVGKGTWAAVPWVAIFDSRESTSARQGVYPVIHLSTEEPVGVRIGLGVSATAFKPHEDEKAAQVWGELKESEKTLLSDSGFIDVVQGDGERVEIGTGNPARKYAKGMVFERFVPLDELKSSPKSLTDSLRALVCTYKAWVDRGQGTTATTPSSFLEVMNQYASERVVYLSPERNNRYFISDVDDAGCLVNRLDSNEPVRVNAADFEAKRDWLREHGGQTPRRELYSTVAVHMCYLQAADVSLAADRRTAVFLEGEGAACDHFISLIEAMRTVTLYKPVILALVAEAIRDGELHENHIEFDWLLPRFIARLREHGHDVGEQQLAEGFGRMAGDLFWLHAYKDPIELIAMDQPTPSQIRNRISHARLQEPFWRILWHREYQHQILAALARKWWPDMSNGDSEITDLSVSTERLIESIAAKGFIFQPWQVATYITALRTKPFVILAGVSGTGKSKLPALVAELTGGKMTRISVRPDWTDSSDVLGYVDLSDKFRPGVVLEAAKQATDDGERFHTCLIDEMNLARVEHYFAEVLSTIEDRRRAVGGGFESTPLISQRLQPEFESWQQQNLPSNLGIVGTVNMDESSHGFSRKVLDRAFTIELSEVDLSLDNSTSGNGPTSPATWPKAFWQCPATRLSEIDASTPQFRLCAERATMLLQEVNQCLVHSQLQVGYRTRDEVILFLLNAEEMKGAFRTRDGQAVDPLDLAIMMKVLPRLVGGSNAIRRTLIGLLGLAKSGQAFSSEDDAADAVETWTADGRPDATDGAKYPRTASRLCLMWDRLLAEGYTSFWL; the protein is encoded by the coding sequence ATGGACATTTCCGATGACGAAGTCAGCCAATGGGCTGAGTTTTGGGCGATCTGTGTCCGCCTTTTAGTGGTCTATCCCGAGCGTCCTGCCGCAATGAGCAGCGATGCGGAACCGAAACAGTTGGAGCGACAGCTAAAGTCTCTCTCGCAAGACCTTTTGCCATTACTTTGCGAGAACGAAGTCTGGTTGACCGACGCATCCGTTGGCAAAGGCACTTGGGCTGCTGTTCCCTGGGTCGCGATATTCGACTCTCGCGAATCGACGAGTGCTCGTCAGGGCGTTTATCCAGTCATCCATCTCTCAACCGAAGAGCCTGTTGGTGTCCGAATCGGGTTGGGGGTATCGGCAACTGCATTCAAGCCCCACGAAGACGAAAAAGCAGCCCAAGTGTGGGGTGAGCTTAAAGAGTCTGAAAAGACTTTGCTCTCTGACTCTGGGTTTATTGATGTCGTTCAGGGTGATGGGGAACGAGTCGAAATCGGCACAGGGAATCCTGCGCGGAAATATGCGAAGGGAATGGTCTTCGAGAGGTTTGTGCCATTAGATGAACTCAAGTCTTCGCCGAAATCGCTTACCGATTCGCTTCGAGCATTAGTCTGCACGTACAAGGCGTGGGTAGACCGAGGTCAGGGAACGACCGCAACCACCCCATCATCGTTCTTGGAAGTGATGAATCAATATGCTTCCGAACGAGTGGTCTACCTGAGCCCCGAGCGAAACAATCGCTACTTTATCAGTGACGTCGATGACGCAGGTTGCCTTGTTAATCGACTTGACTCCAATGAGCCGGTACGAGTGAATGCGGCCGACTTCGAAGCCAAACGAGATTGGTTGCGTGAACATGGCGGCCAGACACCTCGGCGTGAGCTCTATTCCACGGTTGCAGTTCACATGTGTTACTTGCAGGCAGCGGATGTTTCGCTTGCTGCAGATCGTCGGACTGCTGTCTTCCTGGAAGGTGAGGGAGCGGCATGCGATCATTTCATTTCGCTGATCGAGGCAATGCGGACGGTCACGCTTTATAAACCCGTGATCCTCGCATTGGTTGCTGAAGCGATTCGAGATGGAGAATTGCATGAAAACCATATCGAATTCGACTGGCTGTTGCCGCGTTTCATCGCCCGTTTACGGGAACATGGGCACGACGTCGGAGAACAACAACTTGCCGAAGGATTCGGACGGATGGCGGGTGACCTGTTTTGGTTACACGCTTACAAGGATCCCATCGAGCTCATTGCGATGGATCAACCGACGCCCAGCCAGATTCGCAATCGGATTTCGCACGCTCGACTCCAAGAGCCATTCTGGAGAATACTGTGGCACCGCGAGTATCAACATCAAATCTTGGCTGCATTGGCAAGGAAATGGTGGCCTGACATGAGTAATGGCGATTCCGAGATCACGGATCTTTCGGTTTCGACCGAGCGATTGATTGAATCGATTGCGGCCAAAGGATTTATCTTCCAGCCGTGGCAAGTTGCGACGTACATTACGGCGCTACGCACGAAACCGTTTGTGATTCTTGCCGGTGTGTCTGGAACCGGGAAGTCAAAATTGCCGGCGTTGGTTGCTGAATTGACCGGCGGGAAGATGACGCGAATTTCCGTTCGTCCGGACTGGACCGACAGCTCTGACGTCCTCGGCTACGTTGATTTGAGTGACAAGTTTCGTCCGGGGGTAGTGCTGGAAGCTGCGAAGCAGGCAACGGACGATGGTGAGCGGTTTCATACCTGCTTGATCGATGAAATGAATTTGGCACGGGTCGAGCACTACTTTGCTGAGGTGCTTAGTACGATCGAAGATCGACGGCGTGCCGTCGGTGGCGGGTTTGAGTCGACTCCCCTGATCTCGCAGAGACTTCAACCAGAGTTCGAATCGTGGCAGCAGCAGAATCTGCCATCGAACCTTGGTATTGTCGGTACCGTCAATATGGACGAGAGTTCGCATGGATTCAGCCGCAAAGTATTGGACAGGGCGTTTACGATCGAGTTGTCGGAAGTCGATTTAAGCTTGGACAATTCGACGTCGGGCAATGGTCCGACTTCTCCCGCGACTTGGCCAAAAGCCTTTTGGCAGTGTCCAGCCACACGGCTCTCTGAGATAGACGCGTCGACGCCTCAATTTCGACTTTGTGCAGAGCGAGCGACGATGCTGCTGCAAGAGGTGAACCAATGCTTGGTGCATAGTCAGCTTCAGGTTGGCTATCGAACCCGCGACGAGGTCATCCTGTTCCTGCTGAATGCCGAAGAGATGAAGGGGGCATTTCGTACTCGCGATGGTCAGGCGGTGGATCCACTTGACTTGGCGATCATGATGAAAGTGCTTCCGCGTTTAGTTGGAGGTAGTAACGCGATCCGCCGAACGCTGATTGGTTTGCTTGGACTCGCGAAGTCTGGCCAAGCTTTCAGCAGCGAGGACGATGCCGCAGACGCGGTCGAAACCTGGACAGCCGACGGACGCCCGGACGCGACTGACGGTGCAAAGTACCCGCGAACCGCATCACGTCTTTGTCTGATGTGGGATCGATTGTTGGCCGAAGGCTACACGTCATTCTGGTTGTAG
- a CDS encoding 3'-5' exonuclease produces MEFRISDTFTDSLTRLTGDEQKSVKTTAFDLQIDPVNPGMQFHRIHRCKDPNFWSVRAGRDIRVIVHKTDASLLLCYVGHHDAAYAWAERRRIERHPRTGAAQLVEVRETVREIEIPKYVEQEVPAPTKTALLRRVSADDLLGYGVPPEWIDDVLAVNEDTLFDVADRLPREAAEAVLDLATGETPPKPVHASEDADPFAHPDAISRFRVMADVEQLRRALDAPWDKWAVFLHPSQESIVSRTFKGPARVCGSAGTGKTIVALHRAAHVARQNSKARVLLTTFSDSLAANLRRRLKCLVGEDEPSNRIVVKTLPQVARELLGYEPAMASEATVEELIGEAGRDVDRPMRFLMGEWATVVDGWQVHTWDEYRDVPRLGRRTRLGEPQRKELWTAFEKVLERLSQLGQLTEPMLLGDVTDKLASGSAESPYDFVIVDEAQDISVSELRFVAALTSAQPAGLFFAGDLGQRIFQAPFSWKSLGVDIRGRSQTLKINYRTSHQIRTQADRLLPNSIADVDGNAENRGGTISVFNGPKPSVTVCDCGDDEIATVAAWITGRQSEGVARGDICLIVRSSDQTSRASSAAAKAGLDSVILDSESEPDPTKASIATMHEAKGLEFRAVIVMACDDEVLPLQERIESAADTSELEEVYNTERHLLYVACTRARDHLLITAVDPASEFLDDFIESRNN; encoded by the coding sequence ATGGAATTCCGCATCTCCGATACGTTCACCGACAGCCTTACTCGCCTGACCGGCGATGAGCAAAAGTCTGTCAAGACGACAGCTTTTGACCTGCAGATTGACCCAGTTAATCCGGGGATGCAGTTTCATCGCATCCATCGTTGCAAGGACCCGAATTTCTGGTCCGTGCGTGCAGGGCGTGACATTCGTGTGATCGTTCATAAGACCGACGCCAGTTTGCTGCTGTGCTACGTCGGGCACCACGATGCCGCCTACGCTTGGGCGGAGCGACGGAGAATCGAACGCCATCCGCGCACGGGGGCCGCTCAGTTGGTGGAGGTGCGGGAAACCGTTCGTGAGATCGAGATCCCGAAGTATGTCGAGCAGGAAGTCCCCGCACCGACAAAAACGGCGCTGTTAAGGCGCGTGTCCGCTGATGATCTGCTTGGTTACGGCGTTCCACCGGAATGGATCGACGATGTCTTGGCAGTGAACGAAGACACGCTTTTCGATGTTGCCGATCGTTTGCCACGCGAGGCGGCTGAAGCGGTCTTGGACTTGGCGACCGGCGAAACGCCACCGAAACCTGTTCACGCCAGCGAGGACGCGGACCCGTTCGCCCATCCGGACGCGATCAGCCGATTCCGCGTGATGGCCGATGTCGAGCAACTGCGACGAGCACTCGATGCGCCTTGGGATAAATGGGCCGTCTTCCTTCATCCTTCCCAAGAATCAATTGTCAGCCGAACCTTCAAGGGGCCGGCTCGAGTGTGCGGATCGGCCGGAACGGGCAAGACAATCGTCGCCTTGCACCGGGCGGCACATGTAGCCAGGCAGAATTCCAAGGCACGAGTTCTGCTCACTACATTCTCCGATTCGCTGGCCGCGAATTTGCGACGACGATTGAAATGCTTGGTCGGCGAAGACGAGCCGTCAAACCGGATTGTCGTGAAGACACTTCCCCAGGTAGCCCGTGAATTGCTTGGGTATGAACCTGCGATGGCGTCGGAGGCTACGGTCGAGGAATTGATCGGCGAAGCTGGACGAGATGTTGATCGGCCGATGCGGTTTCTGATGGGCGAATGGGCCACCGTGGTCGATGGGTGGCAGGTCCATACCTGGGATGAATACCGCGATGTGCCACGACTAGGCCGACGTACGCGTCTTGGAGAACCGCAGCGCAAAGAACTTTGGACGGCGTTTGAAAAGGTGCTGGAGCGGCTCAGTCAATTGGGCCAACTCACTGAGCCAATGTTACTCGGTGACGTTACTGACAAGCTCGCCAGCGGTAGCGCCGAGTCTCCCTACGACTTTGTAATCGTCGACGAAGCACAAGACATCAGCGTGTCGGAATTGCGATTCGTCGCGGCCTTAACATCTGCGCAACCGGCGGGCCTCTTCTTTGCCGGCGATCTGGGGCAGCGAATTTTCCAAGCTCCATTCTCGTGGAAGTCACTGGGCGTGGACATTCGCGGTCGATCACAAACTCTCAAGATCAATTACCGCACCTCGCATCAAATTCGTACCCAGGCCGATCGATTGCTGCCGAATTCGATCGCAGATGTGGATGGCAATGCGGAAAACCGGGGAGGAACGATCTCCGTTTTCAACGGCCCGAAACCTTCGGTCACCGTTTGTGATTGCGGTGACGACGAGATAGCAACGGTTGCTGCTTGGATCACCGGGCGACAGAGCGAAGGCGTAGCGAGGGGCGACATTTGCTTGATTGTCCGGTCCTCAGATCAAACAAGCCGAGCGTCATCGGCTGCCGCGAAAGCGGGTCTCGATTCAGTCATCTTGGACAGCGAATCAGAACCCGACCCGACGAAGGCTTCTATTGCAACGATGCATGAAGCCAAAGGCCTTGAGTTTCGCGCCGTGATCGTGATGGCCTGCGATGACGAAGTCTTGCCATTGCAGGAACGCATCGAGTCAGCAGCCGACACCTCGGAACTGGAGGAAGTCTACAACACAGAAAGGCATTTGCTGTACGTCGCCTGCACCCGAGCCCGTGACCACCTGCTCATCACGGCCGTCGACCCGGCCTCCGAGTTCCTTGACGATTTCATCGAATCGAGGAACAACTGA
- a CDS encoding AAA family ATPase translates to MRIRKIEIANWRHFKNVSLEVADDASLVCIVGANGTGKSHILELISGCAHKLGLSQGINLPRGDPFADQHDFSLQFYLQEGASPAVDDLYKSDASVETWDRTLTISDRRSETASSRITAGGITNANNSTEFAQRVVNQLQQSKDVHFLTLDADRAYPQKAMNVHELAQAYETDWHGAEFTRGRSFMSTSTLYDEWIKYFLAQENSAGTRLMQDMRRAKEACSAPSPFEDHFQAYKDSLKKVLPHVVFSGVDPKKRTLLFDTTGLQLSFGQLSGGEREIAFLLGQIDRFGLREGLFLLDEPELHLNADLIRTWITYLIGTVSTGQIWLATHSLDAVEAAGPHATFVLERNLETRKVDQVARLDSLPVVSALSRAVGTPAFSITQLRFVFIEGEEGVGERDRFLKLTGQPEDTRFLECGSCNEVIRRVMAISSLAKESGNDIRIGGILDRDFRSAAEAADIAKLNGVYVLPVHEVENFFLHPKTLESLLRQNGNNVAIPNELIRETADKRAGNWIFQYAMYTNHAKNLPDMKPQVKIVAKGMSWEQIDGDADAASEKISKACGFPADDEKKFRDILQVAIKAYRRRRLEDTFWRDCEGKQVLNDIAVAIGFSGVAAMMRAAYALWERDSACVSVELAEFRSNVNGI, encoded by the coding sequence ATGCGAATTCGTAAGATAGAAATCGCGAACTGGCGGCATTTCAAGAACGTCAGTCTAGAGGTCGCCGATGACGCAAGTCTGGTGTGTATCGTCGGCGCAAACGGAACGGGCAAGAGTCATATCCTGGAGCTCATATCCGGCTGTGCCCACAAACTCGGATTATCGCAAGGAATCAATTTACCGCGTGGAGATCCATTCGCCGATCAGCACGACTTTTCACTTCAGTTCTATCTTCAGGAAGGAGCCAGCCCCGCGGTCGATGATCTATACAAAAGCGATGCGTCAGTCGAAACGTGGGATCGAACGCTGACGATTTCAGATCGCAGGTCAGAAACCGCTTCGAGTCGCATCACAGCTGGAGGTATCACCAACGCAAACAATAGCACCGAATTCGCGCAACGCGTCGTGAATCAGCTGCAGCAATCGAAAGACGTTCACTTTCTTACTTTGGATGCGGATCGAGCGTACCCCCAAAAAGCTATGAATGTGCACGAGCTCGCACAAGCGTACGAAACGGACTGGCACGGCGCGGAATTCACTCGCGGACGTTCGTTCATGTCGACCAGTACGCTGTATGACGAGTGGATAAAGTATTTTCTTGCGCAGGAGAATAGTGCTGGTACGCGTCTGATGCAGGATATGCGTCGAGCAAAAGAAGCTTGCTCGGCCCCATCACCATTTGAGGATCACTTTCAAGCTTACAAGGACTCGCTCAAGAAAGTGTTGCCTCATGTAGTTTTCAGCGGCGTTGACCCTAAGAAACGAACGCTTCTCTTTGATACTACCGGGCTGCAATTGTCGTTTGGCCAACTTAGTGGCGGAGAACGCGAAATCGCATTCTTACTTGGTCAAATTGATCGCTTCGGCTTGCGTGAAGGTTTGTTCTTGCTTGATGAACCGGAGCTGCACTTAAATGCGGACCTAATCCGCACTTGGATCACATATCTCATAGGGACCGTCTCAACCGGACAAATCTGGTTGGCTACACACTCTCTTGACGCAGTGGAGGCTGCTGGGCCACATGCAACCTTCGTATTGGAAAGAAACCTTGAGACACGAAAGGTAGATCAAGTTGCTCGCCTCGATTCGCTCCCCGTAGTTTCAGCTCTTTCTCGTGCTGTGGGTACACCCGCGTTCTCAATTACCCAATTGCGTTTTGTGTTTATTGAAGGGGAAGAAGGAGTTGGTGAGCGAGACCGATTTCTTAAGTTGACGGGACAGCCGGAGGACACACGTTTTCTTGAATGCGGATCTTGCAACGAGGTAATTCGGCGCGTAATGGCTATTAGCTCACTCGCGAAAGAATCTGGAAACGACATCCGAATCGGAGGAATTCTAGACCGTGATTTCCGATCTGCAGCAGAGGCCGCCGACATCGCGAAGTTGAATGGAGTGTACGTTTTGCCGGTCCATGAAGTTGAAAATTTTTTCCTCCATCCAAAGACACTCGAATCGCTTCTGCGACAGAACGGGAATAATGTGGCTATTCCTAACGAGTTGATTCGAGAGACGGCGGACAAGCGCGCAGGCAATTGGATTTTTCAGTACGCAATGTACACCAACCATGCGAAGAATCTGCCTGACATGAAACCTCAAGTAAAGATCGTAGCGAAAGGAATGTCTTGGGAACAGATTGATGGTGATGCAGACGCCGCAAGCGAAAAGATTTCTAAGGCATGTGGATTTCCAGCGGATGATGAAAAGAAATTCAGGGATATTCTTCAGGTAGCCATCAAGGCATACCGCCGGCGACGACTTGAGGATACTTTTTGGAGAGACTGCGAAGGTAAACAGGTTTTAAATGATATCGCTGTTGCTATTGGGTTCTCCGGCGTGGCAGCGATGATGCGAGCAGCTTACGCGCTTTGGGAACGCGATTCAGCATGTGTTTCCGTTGAGCTCGCGGAATTTAGGTCCAATGTCAACGGCATTTAG
- a CDS encoding site-specific DNA-methyltransferase, with product MEEKEAYSIEVAIERRNPDLDPQLVWRGKDTKNWSDLVVNTPPLFIQEKVHPKVLIDDLKRRTEEQEATGEQVQLDLFSDFNGLPDTSAKTEFYQHESNWTNRMILGDSLQVMASLAEREGLRGKVQSIYFDPPYGIKFNSNFQWSTTSKDVKDGQINHVTREPEQVKAFRDTWSDGIHSYLTHLRDRLSIARDLLSESGSCFVQIGDENAHRVKSVLDEVFGDNNFLSLITFTKTGGQTDNRLAGVADYIFWYGRNAEATKFRQPYRPKVVGAIGGSKYTELELPDGRRLPLNAFQKNSRELPAGSRIFRKDTITSQSPGTRYDVLHDGRKFRPEPGYWKTDEPRMANLLKARRVEPTARKLAYVRYFDDFPVFAQTNVWTDLGGVQSRADPKVYVVQTATSVVERCLLMSTDPSDLVLDPTCGSGTTAMAAEQWGRRWITIDTSRVALALARSRIMGARYPYYLLSDSAEGRAKESELTRTEPVGAPTHGRIRQGFVYERVPHITLKSIANNAEIEVIYDEFQTKLEPLRDKLNGSLGQSWEEWEVPREPGERWEADAAAAHAEVMKLREELGATLEVLVSVELSQHTDRVRELVASQAAKPLSTINKLTGSKFDFDSLPSEPGDPWPAEAKKLHAQWWKLRIERQKEIDASIAAKADFEYLYDKPYEDKTKVRVAGPFTVESLSPHRTLGVDENDELIEPESERQQAAGEADFATMILENLKTAGVQQAHKEDRITFTSITPWPGEYVAATGTYVESDSEDAPEKKSAIFIGPEFGTVARADLVAAAREAADAGFDVLVACAFNYDAHSAEFDKLGKVPVLKARMNADLHMADELKNTGKGNLFVIFGEPDIDILPAKGDDAKLDQIQVKINGVDVFHPQTGEVRSDGAEGIACWFIDTNYNEESFFVRHAYFLGAGDPYKSLKTTLKAEINAEAWATLNSDTSRPFDKPKTGRIAVKVINHLGDEVMKVFKVS from the coding sequence ATGGAGGAAAAGGAAGCGTATTCGATCGAGGTGGCGATCGAGCGAAGGAATCCCGATCTCGATCCCCAATTGGTTTGGCGCGGCAAAGATACGAAGAACTGGTCCGATTTGGTGGTCAACACGCCGCCGCTGTTCATTCAAGAGAAGGTTCACCCCAAGGTTCTCATCGATGATTTGAAACGTCGAACCGAAGAGCAGGAAGCGACCGGCGAGCAGGTGCAGCTCGACTTATTTTCGGACTTCAATGGCCTACCTGACACATCGGCCAAGACCGAGTTCTACCAGCACGAATCGAACTGGACCAACCGCATGATCCTGGGCGACAGTTTGCAAGTCATGGCGTCGCTGGCGGAAAGAGAAGGCCTGCGCGGCAAAGTCCAGAGCATCTATTTCGATCCACCGTACGGAATCAAGTTCAACAGCAATTTTCAGTGGTCAACGACTAGCAAGGACGTTAAAGATGGGCAGATTAACCACGTTACACGCGAGCCCGAACAGGTAAAAGCGTTTCGAGACACATGGAGCGACGGAATTCATTCATACCTTACGCATCTGCGGGATCGCTTATCGATCGCGCGAGATCTCCTTAGTGAAAGTGGCTCCTGCTTTGTTCAAATCGGTGACGAAAATGCACATCGTGTTAAGTCTGTCTTGGACGAAGTGTTTGGGGATAACAATTTCCTGAGCCTCATAACTTTCACGAAGACTGGCGGACAAACAGACAATCGCCTTGCTGGTGTCGCTGACTACATCTTTTGGTATGGACGTAATGCTGAGGCAACGAAGTTTCGACAACCGTACCGCCCAAAAGTGGTTGGGGCGATCGGCGGCTCGAAGTACACGGAATTGGAGTTGCCCGATGGACGTCGATTACCACTAAATGCATTTCAAAAGAATAGTCGCGAACTCCCAGCAGGATCGCGCATATTTCGCAAAGACACAATTACAAGTCAAAGTCCTGGGACTCGTTATGATGTGCTGCACGACGGACGCAAGTTCCGTCCCGAGCCGGGATACTGGAAGACTGATGAGCCGAGGATGGCGAATCTGCTAAAGGCCCGACGAGTCGAGCCGACTGCACGAAAGCTAGCATACGTGCGCTATTTTGATGACTTTCCAGTATTTGCTCAGACAAATGTATGGACAGATCTTGGCGGCGTGCAGAGCCGCGCCGATCCGAAGGTCTACGTCGTGCAAACAGCAACGTCTGTTGTTGAACGCTGTCTGCTGATGTCCACCGACCCCAGCGATCTAGTTCTTGACCCGACGTGTGGGTCAGGAACAACCGCTATGGCTGCCGAGCAGTGGGGGCGTCGATGGATCACGATTGACACTTCGCGAGTAGCTTTGGCCCTTGCGAGGTCGCGGATCATGGGAGCTCGATATCCGTACTATCTTTTAAGTGACAGTGCCGAGGGACGAGCAAAAGAATCTGAGTTGACTCGAACTGAACCTGTTGGAGCACCTACTCACGGTCGCATCCGCCAAGGCTTCGTTTACGAACGTGTACCACACATCACGCTAAAGTCGATCGCGAACAATGCCGAGATCGAAGTTATCTATGACGAATTCCAAACCAAGCTCGAACCGTTGCGAGACAAATTGAATGGGTCATTGGGGCAGTCTTGGGAAGAATGGGAGGTCCCTCGCGAACCGGGTGAGCGTTGGGAAGCCGATGCAGCCGCCGCACACGCCGAAGTGATGAAGCTGCGTGAAGAACTGGGGGCCACGCTCGAGGTGCTCGTCTCGGTCGAACTCAGTCAGCACACCGACCGCGTCCGCGAATTGGTCGCGAGCCAGGCCGCCAAGCCACTCTCGACGATCAACAAATTGACTGGCAGCAAGTTCGACTTTGATTCGCTGCCCAGTGAGCCGGGTGATCCATGGCCAGCCGAAGCCAAGAAGCTGCATGCTCAGTGGTGGAAGCTACGCATCGAACGCCAAAAAGAAATCGACGCCTCGATTGCCGCCAAAGCCGACTTTGAATACCTGTACGACAAACCGTATGAAGACAAAACCAAAGTCCGTGTGGCCGGCCCCTTCACCGTCGAAAGCCTCTCGCCCCACCGTACCCTGGGTGTCGACGAGAACGACGAACTGATCGAACCGGAATCGGAACGCCAACAAGCCGCTGGCGAAGCCGACTTCGCGACGATGATTCTGGAAAACTTGAAAACGGCCGGCGTCCAGCAAGCTCACAAAGAAGACCGCATCACCTTCACTTCCATCACGCCCTGGCCCGGCGAGTACGTCGCCGCCACCGGCACCTATGTCGAAAGTGACAGTGAAGACGCACCCGAAAAGAAATCCGCCATCTTTATCGGTCCCGAATTCGGCACCGTCGCTCGCGCTGACTTGGTCGCCGCCGCCCGCGAAGCCGCCGACGCCGGCTTCGACGTTTTGGTCGCGTGCGCTTTCAACTACGACGCCCACAGCGCCGAGTTCGACAAGCTCGGCAAAGTTCCCGTGCTGAAAGCCCGCATGAACGCGGACCTGCACATGGCCGACGAACTCAAGAACACCGGCAAGGGCAACCTGTTCGTAATCTTTGGGGAACCCGATATCGACATCCTGCCCGCCAAAGGCGACGACGCCAAACTCGACCAGATCCAAGTCAAGATCAACGGCGTCGACGTCTTCCATCCGCAAACTGGCGAAGTCCGGAGTGACGGAGCCGAAGGCATCGCCTGTTGGTTCATCGACACCAACTACAACGAAGAAAGCTTCTTCGTCCGCCACGCCTACTTCTTGGGCGCTGGCGACCCCTACAAGAGTCTCAAAACAACCCTCAAAGCCGAAATCAATGCCGAAGCCTGGGCCACGCTCAACAGCGACACCTCCCGCCCCTTCGACAAACCCAAAACCGGCCGCATCGCCGTCAAAGTCATCAACCACCTCGGCGACGAAGTGATGAAAGTATTCAAAGTTTCCTAA